A genomic stretch from Hemibagrus wyckioides isolate EC202008001 linkage group LG20, SWU_Hwy_1.0, whole genome shotgun sequence includes:
- the tm6sf2a gene encoding transmembrane 6 superfamily member 2 codes for MRERMAFPKEILTFILSLTAPLVLYASNNISALQMPLAILGVEIAALAAVFFMAYLCVRKEKSVDFLFYVFVVFSFTSTVDLMCALELDGYIKGFMDFYINKGEPYLNTAHCIMKNYWNGGVNFVLLLVIIHRMWKGKSYRSLALLWVGSMVATQIVFIPSIVIGKHAKNIYPAFGLSLFFMILSMWTAMKLFNRPRELPIIPADKVAAEQKKRLLYRPKDFLLTLAVLGAMAFTVFRGFVVLECTLDMCFTYIYQYEPYMKDSVSFPKVMMLVFLFYALPLLTLVVYGLIVPGCTWMLDWTLFLTGAMAQMQWTYIGASVHSRTPFTYRIPKEEWRLVMTLNLVYLGIPALLAARCFLDPAFFMKLVPPGQADNEKKHK; via the exons ATGAGAGAGAGGATGGCTTTTCCAAAGGAGATCCtgacttttattttatccctgaCGGCGCCACTTGTACTTTATGCATCAAACAACATTTCAGCTTTGCAAAT GCCACTGGCTATACTGGGAGTAGAAATAGCTGCTCTTGCTGCAGTATTCTTCATGGCATATCTGTGTGTTCGAAAAGAAAAATCTGTGGACTTCCTGTTTTATG TGTTCGTTGTGTTTTCTTTCACCTCCACCGTTGACCTTATGTGTGCTCTTGAGCTGGATGGATATATCAAAGGCTTTATGGATTTCTACATTAACAAG GGTGAACCGTATTTGAACACAGCACATTGCATCATGAAGAACTACTGGAATGGAGGGGTGAACTTTGTTTTGCTCCTCGTCATCATCCACCGCATGTGGAAAGG GAAGTCATATCGGAGCTTGGCTCTTCTTTGGGTCGGCTCCATGGTGGCCACTCAGATCGTCTTTATTCCAAGCATTGTCATAG GTAAACATGCTAAGAACATCTATCCAGCATTTGGGCTCAGCCTCTTCTTCATGATCCTGTCCATGTGGACGGCAATGAAGCTTTTCAACAGGCCCAGAGAGCTGCCAATCATTCCAGCAGACAAA GTTGCAGCAGAACAGAAGAAAAGGCTTCTGTATCGCCCCAAAGACTTCCTGCTCACACTCGCTGTGCTCGGAGCCATGGCCTTCACAGTGTTCAGAGGATTT GTTGTTCTTGAGTGCACACTGGACATGTGTTTCACCTACATTTACCAGTACGAGCCCTACATGAAGGACAGTGTTTCCTTCCCTAAGGTCATG ATGTTGGTGTTCCTCTTCTACGCTTTGCCCCTGCTAACCCTTGTAGTTTACGGGCTGATTGTTCCGGGATGCACTTGGATGCTGGACTGGACTTTGTTCCTCACAGGAGCTATGGCTCAG ATGCAGTGGACGTACATCGGTGCGTCGGTGCACTCTCGGACACCCTTCACCTATCGCATCCCTAAAGAGGAATGGAGGCTGGTCATGACCCTCAACCTTGTGTATTTAGGCATCCCTGCCCTGCTAGCTGCACGCTGCTTCCTAGATCCAGCCTTCTTCATGAAGCTGGTGCCTCCGGGGCAAGCAGACAACGAGAAAAAGCACAAGTAG